The Tolypothrix sp. PCC 7712 region TCCCCTTCTCCTGCGGGAGAAGGGGTTAGGGGATGAGGGCGCGAGGTATTTGTACAACGCCCGCCCTATATCGCTTTAAGCTTAAGTTGACACGTATGGGCACTGCCTTGCCCTCTAGAATATATTGATATGTCGCTAACATTATTTAATTTGGTAGAAGTTCTATAAGTTGCATAGTTATTAGCCAATAGCACAGTTAAACACTAAAAAATTAGCTGTAATTTATTAACCCAATTACTATTAAAAAATCTTAATTCCGACCCCTACGCAGTCGGAATTATTGTCATGAAATCATAATAATTCAGCCATTGGATAAATTTTTTGGCTTGAGGTTTATTTATCCATCTAGATTTCTGTAAAAACAATAACAAAAGTATAACTAAATACAGAATATAACAGAGCTAAATTTATCACCCAAGAGAGATTAGATTAAAACTCAAATAATTTTATATATAACAAAAAAGATTATATAGACTTGGTAAAAAATTTCCATAATGAGTTTTTTTAATTATTCGCAACCTCTTTTAGTACGGAAACTATTAACTCTAGAAGTTCAAAAGCAGCTTGGAATCAGGTATATTAACTGGCAAATCGGCAGTGTTAAACTTCATTCCACTTTTTACACCTGCGTCGATCAAGCTTGCATATTTTGGAGTTTGCTACTACTAACAATATTTATCAATGCTCAGTTTCTTCCTATTAGTTGGAGTTTGCAAGCTACGTTATGGACTATCCTCAGTTGTATCGGCACAGTAGCAATGGTAAGTTGGGCTACTTACTGGGTAAGCGAAAGAAAAGTGAAATGGGTGCTGTATTCCTGGGTAATACGTAAGGATTCAGGTCTAAAATTGAGGAACTAGAGAAGGGCGAGACTGAGAATTAATAGAGTCAGCAATTAGTGCTTGTACAAAAAAATCAATAACAGACAGACTTTGACGACGACAGGTTTGAACCACCGTCAACAAATTGGCAGTATGTTGAAACCGCTCCATCGAACGGGAACCACCACTAACTTTACGTTTTGTCACAGCCAAACGCAGCGATCGCTCGGCTTGATTGTTATCAGGAGGAACTTCAGGGTTGTCAAGGAAATACCACCATTGGGAGGCTTTATCGCGCAAGGAACGTAAAAGGTTTCCTGCTGTAGCTCCGGCTAAGTTAATCCAGTCATCAAGTGTTTGTTGCAATTTAGATTTGAATTGATTGACCCAATCGTTATAACTGGCGCAGTCAAGAGTCTCAAACCATTGGGCATAATTTCCAAAAGCTTCATCAATTAAATCCACAAATGCTTCACCAATAGCTTGGTTGTGAAGACCTGGAAGTTGAATTAGTTTTTTGAAGTGACGGCGTAGATGAGCCAAACATTTCTGCTGCTCAGGCACCGCATAGCCATTGTAAACACTAAAATCATCGCTGCTGATTACCCCTGTATATTTAGCCCCTAAAATGGCTTCTAGTTCTGCTCTGGAACGAGTGTCAGCAGCAGTAAACAGGCAAAACTCAGAATTGGCAACTACCCACAACCATTCTTTAACTCCCTTGACAGACCAAGGTGTTTCATCCACATGAATGTTAGGTTGTGTCTGTTTTACCCAATTACTTAACTCAGTAATGCTTGGTTGAATCGCTGTTTGAATTCGTTCATTTGTGGTGACTAAAGTTCCCAGCCCAATTTCAATTTGACCTAACTCCCACAACATTTCTTGCTGTTTTTCATAGGGCATATGTGCATAATTATTTGCCCATCCTAAAAATGCCTGTAAAGAAATCCCTAAATCCTGTCCTGGGATGATATCTTGTGACCAGGAGGCTGTTTGTATATTGCCACAGTACTCACACTGGCACGTATGGCGTTGATACTCAACTATTTCAATGGGACGCTCCACTAGTTGCGCTACAGACTGTTTTTCTACTTTTACTGCCACAGCCGCAAACGCTTTTTGACCACAACAGACACAATCACTTGGACGTAAGATTTCACAACGATCTACTCTACCAAAACCCTTACGGGTCTTACCTTGATGCCCTGGTTGCCCACCTGGCTTTCTTTTGGGATGATTTGATTCTTCTTGCGGTGCTGCTTTTTTGTTTTCACTCTTTTTGAGGATGTCCCCTGATGGCGGCTTAGATGAGGTTTTGCTGTCTAAATCTCTGCTGACTTTTAAACGTTCTATTTCTTGCTGTAGTTCTAATACTGTTTTCTGTAATTCACCTATTACCTTGCTCTGCTCAATGATTATCTCTACCAGTTCTTGTTTCGATAACTGGTTCAAGCTTTCCCGGTCTAAATCTTGAGGCAGGTTTTGGTTCATATCTGTGATACTCCTCCTCAAGCGATCCCTTTGTCAATACTCTGCCACCTGAATCCTTACGGTAATACTAATGCTGTTGGGGGTGGTTTTAACAGATTTGAGTATTTATTTGGGTTGGGTTGAGATACTATCAAATCTCTGTGGATTGTGGTTAGGGTTAAGCACTATCGGATACATTTGTACTGGTTTGGGAGTGCGATCGCGTGCCCTAATCTTCACAGGTATACTGCACCTATTGTTAATC contains the following coding sequences:
- the tnpC gene encoding IS66 family transposase — its product is MNQNLPQDLDRESLNQLSKQELVEIIIEQSKVIGELQKTVLELQQEIERLKVSRDLDSKTSSKPPSGDILKKSENKKAAPQEESNHPKRKPGGQPGHQGKTRKGFGRVDRCEILRPSDCVCCGQKAFAAVAVKVEKQSVAQLVERPIEIVEYQRHTCQCEYCGNIQTASWSQDIIPGQDLGISLQAFLGWANNYAHMPYEKQQEMLWELGQIEIGLGTLVTTNERIQTAIQPSITELSNWVKQTQPNIHVDETPWSVKGVKEWLWVVANSEFCLFTAADTRSRAELEAILGAKYTGVISSDDFSVYNGYAVPEQQKCLAHLRRHFKKLIQLPGLHNQAIGEAFVDLIDEAFGNYAQWFETLDCASYNDWVNQFKSKLQQTLDDWINLAGATAGNLLRSLRDKASQWWYFLDNPEVPPDNNQAERSLRLAVTKRKVSGGSRSMERFQHTANLLTVVQTCRRQSLSVIDFFVQALIADSINSQSRPSLVPQF